In the Candidatus Komeilibacteria bacterium CG_4_10_14_0_2_um_filter_37_10 genome, TTGCTAATGCCGAGCAATCACTTGGAAGCGTAGAGAATATTAGATCAATCTTTTTTACATTCCAGAAGCATCTTTATGCTGAGAAAATTAGAGAATATATTTAGATAATAAGTATCAAAGTGAAAATGATCAATATCAAAAACTTAGAAACTGGTGAGATTACACCATTCTATCAATATAAACAGGATAAACTTAAAAATATCAAAAAAGATTGTTTGTCCGTTACCAGTATTATTGCCAAAAAAGTAATGACAAAAGCAGAGCTGGAGAAGTTAATACTTTCTGAGGCTATAAATGTAGTAAATTTTAATAATAAAAGATATATTAATAAGGTAGAATTGGCTCATTTTTTAAATAGAAAATAATAAATAATTATTTCTATATGGATCCAAAAAAACAACCGCAACTATCAGTATTTAGAAAAATGATTTCGTTGGTAGTTGATTATATTAAAAATTTTAATAGTAGTAATAATTTTTTATCAAAAATGGTTAAGGGCAACTCAACTAAATTACTGATTAATAGTGGAATTGTTTTATTTATTATATTATGTATTTTTGGTATTTTTATATACTTTTATGTTGTCAGGCAAAGTTTAGCGAATGATATAAATAATACTGATTTATTGAATTTTGAAGTTGGTAGTAAATATAGTGATTTATGTGGAGTAAGTGAAACCGAGTGCCCCAGCTTTGAATTTGTAAACGGAATTATTGAAGAGAGATTTAATAATGACGATAACTATGCCAGTATTAATTTGGATCTAGCTTCTAGTAAACGATTTTCGATTACCGTTGGGAGCAAATTAATAAATGTAGCTATTATTCCCTATGATTGGATATGGGCGTCAACTGGTTATGGTGTTTATGTAGTAGATGTTAATCAAAAAAAATCGATAGCCAACATAATTAACGACAAAGATTTATTACAAAGTATTGAAGTAAGTGATGGAAAAATACTATTAAAACTAGAATCCTGGGAGCAAGCAAATATAGTTTATCTAAAATCGTGTAGTTTTAATGATGATTTAAAGAATAAAGAAATAGAATGTGAAATAGTAGATAGTATTTAAATAATTAGCGGTATAAGTTAATAATTTTATGAAACACCCCTTCCAATTTATTCAATCATTATTACTCTCTAAGAAAATATCATTGCGAGAGGTGATGCTAGTTATTGCTATTTTGATAATTTGTATAGTTACACTGTTTTCATATTTAGAATTATTTATTTATGTAGCTGTACAATCATCAAATGTTTATGTGTGGCCTTTATTAATGCTAGTTCCTCTAATTATATTTATATTAAATCCATGGCAGTATGGTTTTAAATCTATTATTATTAAGAGTTGTTTCATTGTTTTAGTATTCTCATTTTTTATTTATACAATTCCGTATACTTGGCAACAGACTTCGTTAATACTTCAGGAGGAAAACAATATAGACACAGATCAGGAAGAATCTGTTGATTATCCAATAGGTATGGTAAATCATCAACCATCTGGTAGGGCATTTGAAATGATTGAGCTCACTAATGGGACTAATAAAATAGATTTGGACAAAGATGGAATAATTGATTCTGTGTTTGTTGCTAAGCGCAATAATGGAGTGTCTTCGCATACTTATAATACATATTTTTTTAGTATGCAATCACCCTCCGAATATTCTAATGAGTTAAAGAAAAACATCTCTTATTGGAACGTGGTAACAATTTGGAAAGTTTATAAAGAAAGCGAAAATGATGAAATGTATAAAGATTATTTGACCTCTACTGAGAATGCCTATGGCTCTTCGCGGGCTATTATTTTGATTGAAGAAAGTAACCAGGCTTCCACTCTTGTGATAGCAGAAAAAGAAATGAGTATTAGGACAGACCCTAATTGGTCTTTTGGAACTCCAGAAAGGGTAGGGTTTCATTTTTATGATTTAAAAGAAAATAACATGGAGGACTATACCAGTGACACTTACTATAAATATCGTGATACAGCATATACTGAAAAAAAATATTCCAATGTTTATAAAGCCATTAATGAAGAGCTAAAAACACTTTACTAGGCAGCTATACTAATCATAATGATTATTGAAGAACAAATAAATAACGAGACTATTATCAAGGATATTTTTAGTTGGTATGGCATTGATATTCGTAATGCTATATTTAACATTGGTGTAAATCCAACTCTTGCTACATATATTTTTGCTACCCCTAGCACCTTGAATGATATTTATCATAAAGATCGTAAACACTGGCTAGAATTAAAAAATGCCTTGCTCATTGCTCTAGATGTGCAGGTAATTAGAATGGTAGTGAAGGATAATATCACCAGTATTGAAGTCCCCAATAAAGAACGAGCCCTAGTTAATTTAGCAGATGAACTATTGTCCGAGACTTACAAAAATTTTGAGTCAGGTCTGATCATTCCTTTTGGACGAGATGGTTTTAATAACTCGCATTTTTATGATTTAAGAAAATTACCACATTTATTAATGGCTGGTGCCACTGGTTCAGGAAAATCTACTTTTTTGAATACTTCCATTATCAGTTTGACGAAAAAACACAGCCCAAAAGAGTTAAATATTATTTTATCTGATGTAAAAAAGGTTGAGTTTGATGCATTCCAGGAATTGCCCCATCTATTGAGACCAATAATTAATGATCACGATCAGATAAATGAAGCGTTTGCTTGGTGTGATCTGGAAGTAAATAACAGACTAAAGATTTTTTCCGATTGTCAGGTGAATAATATTGATGAGTATCATAAAAAACAAATTATGCCTTATATCGTTTTTATCATTGATGAAATTAGTGATTATATAGTCTTCGATGCTTATCATGGCAAAAAATTATTAGCTATGATATTAAAGGTTATGGATCGTGCAGAACAAGTAGGTATTCATTTAATTATTAATTCTTCTCGACCATGCGAAGAGACTTTTCCTATTGATTTGCGAAATAAATTTTTATCAAGACTTGTCTTTGTCACAGCAGGTGAGAGTGATTCTAAGATTGCCTTGGGACAGGGAGGAGCTCAGTCGCTTCTTAGTAAGGGAGATGCGCTGTTTAGGTATAGAAACGCCGATGATCCAATAAGATTACAGCTTCCCTATAGTAAGTCATAAATTATATGCACATCACTGCTTCAAAACTTTATGATTATATGCAATGTCAGCATCGAGTTTGGCGCGATGTTTATGGCCCAGAAGAAGAAAAAATAATGGAAACCAATCCCTTTGTTCAATTGCTTTGGGACAGAGGTGTGCAATACGAAAAGACTATTATTTCTCAAATTGGTGACTATCTTGATTTGTCAGAGGGTGGTCTAGAATATCGATTTAAAAGCACCATAGAGGCTATGAAAAATAAGACTCCTTTGATATATCAGGGCGTTTTGATTGCTGATAATATTTGCGGTATTCCCGATTTACTTAGACTGATGCCCAATGGTACATATATACCAATTGATATTAAGTCCGGTATGGGTTACGAGGGTGTTGACGAAGAAAATAACGATGAGGGTAAGTTAAAAGAACATTATGCTGTGCAACTAGCATTATACTGCGACGCGCTTATCAGGCTTGGTTTTGAGGTAAAAAAGGTAGGTATTATCTATGACATCCATCGCAATGAAGTTATATATAATCTAGAAAATCCCATCGGTAAAGTTAAGAAGATTACCTATTGGCAATTATATGAACAAATTTTGAATAATGTTACTTTACTAATAGAAAATCAAGTACAAAATAAACCGGCTATGGCTGGGACGTGTAAATTATGCCCGTGGTATAACAGCTGTAAAAAGTGGGCGATTCATAATGACGATCCAACATGTCTATTTAATCTAGGTAGAAGTAAACGAGATACTTTATATGAGGATTTACAAATTAATACAATTACGGACATTTTGGCTATTGATGTAAAAGATGCAATGAAACAAAAAGATAGAGATAAATCATTTCTTAATAAGATTGGACAGAAAACTATTGATCAATTTATAGCAAGAGCTAATATCATAAAAAATATAAAAAAACCCGTGGTCTATGAAAAAATTGAATTCCCTCAAGTCAATTATGAATTATTTTTTGATATTGAGGATGATCCGACGCGAGAGTTTATATATTTGCACGGTGTTTATGAAAGAAGTCCTCAGGGTGAGAGATTTCTCGATTTTACCGCAAAAGATATATCGGAAAAGGCAGAGAAAAAGGCTTGGTCAGATTTTTGGCAATATATCAAATCACTTCCAGAAAATAACTTTTCTGTCTATTATTATTCTCATCATGAGAAAACAACATATAGAAAAATGCAAAAACATTATCCCGATGTTATAGCAGAAGATGAAGTAGAACATTTTTTTGCCAACCCCAATGTGATTGACTTATATCAAATTGTAAAAAAACATACTGATTGGCCAGTTGGTAGTTACTCTCTTAAAACATTAGCGCAATACCTTGGTTTTTCTTGGCGCGATGAAACTCCCTCTGGTGCTTTATCTATACGGTGGTTTAATGATTATATAAAGACAAAGGAAGTAAGTAAGTTAGAAAGAATATTGCTTTATAATGAAGATGACTGTAAAGCAACTATGGTTTTAAAAGACGCTATTGAGAAAATATAATTAAAATAGCATGAACCTCTATCTAGACATTGACGGTACGATTATTACTAAGCAAGGTCAGGAAGCAAATCATCTTGAGGAATTTTTGATTTACGCTACTACTAATTATGATTGTTACTGGCTATCTACTCACGTGCAAGGCGATGCCACTGATGCTCTGCGTTATTTAGAATCAGTTGTCTCCGAAAAATCAATGATTTTATTAAAACAATTCAAACCAACATCTTGGTCAAATTTAAAAACTGAAGCAATTGATTTTACTCAGCCCTTTGTCTGGCTGGACGATTGCGTCTTTACCCCGGAAAAAGTAATATTGAAGAACAGAGGAGTTTTGGATAGTTTAATAGAAATAGATTTAAAAAATAATCCGGATCAATTACTAACTTTAATTAAAAAAATATGATATCAGCAAACAATAAACTTATTACAATTTTTGAAGAACATCCCGTTCGCCGCACTTGGGATGCAAAACAAGAAAAATGGTATTTTTCGGTAGTTGATATTATTAAAATTTTAACAAACCAAGCTGATTTTCAACTATCAAGAAACTACTGGAAAGTGCTTAAAAATCGTTTAAATTAGGAGGGTTCTGAAGTGGTTACAAAATGTAACCGGTTGAAATTGGTGGCCGAGGATGGAAAATTACGCATAACCGACGTTGCTGACGTAGAGACAATTTTTCGTCTTCTCCAATCCGTACCATCTCCCAAGGCCGAACCTCTCAAATTATGGCTGGCTAAAGTCGGTTATGAAAGAATGCAGGAAACTATTGATCCGGAACTATCTATTAGCCGTGGTCACAAAAATTGGCAGTTAATGGGACGAAGCCAGAAATGGGTTGAGCAAAGAATGTTAAGTGTGGAAACAAGAAATAAATTTTAATAAATAATAATATGACCAAAACAGAAATGTTATTGTTAGAGATTTTAGCAGAAATTAAAAAAGTTTCTAGCTATTTAGAGAAGCCAGAATTATTAGCGTCAATAGAGGAGAGAGAAAATGAGGCATTTTATTCTGAGACAAAGCATTTATTACTAAATTGTGATACGATAACCACGGCTTATATTCAACGCCATCTCAAAGTTGGTTATGCACGCAGTGCCTACTTATTGGAAAGATTAGTGGCTGAGGGGTATATTAGTGAGCGTCAGGGTACAATACCTGGTAAAGTGTTATTAAAATAAGTACTTACTAAGTTTAATTGGAATATAAAATTATTTAATGCCTAATAAAATAGTTAAAAAAAGTATCTACGATGTTATAGTCATCGGCGGAGGTCCAGCTGGCATGATGGCGGCTGGTAGAGCAGCAGCAAGAGGACAACGCGTTTTGCTATTGGAAAAAAACGATTCATTGGGTAAAAAGCTATTATTAACTGGCGGTGGGCGGTGCAATTTTACTAATAATCAAAGTAGCTTACAAAACTTTTTAGCTAAGTATGGTAAAGACAGCAAATTTTTGTTTTCTACTTTTTCCCAGTTAGATGTCCAGAGTACCATCAATTTTTTTCAAGATCATGGCTTGGCTACTAAAGAAGAAGCAGAGGGTCGGATGTTTCCAGTTTCTGACCGCGCTCAATCAGTACTCGATGTTTTAACAGATTATTTAGCACAAGGTAAGGTCAAAATAATGTTTAACGCTGTAGTGAAAAATATTAATATTAAAAAGAATTTAGTAGTTGTTCGGCTAGATGATTTATCGGAAATTCAAGCGTCATCTTGCGTGGTGGCTTGTGGCGGCGTATCGCGACCAGATACTGGCTCTAGCGGCGAAGGATTTGATTGGCTCAAATCCTTGGGTCACAAAATTATTATTAATGAAATGTCTTTGGTACCAGTAGTGCTCAGTGATTACTGGGTAAAGAATCTCAGTGGCGTTACCCTTACTGATGTTCGTTTGACTATCAGACAGTACAATAAAAATCAAAAGTCGCAAACTGGCAAATTATTATTTACTCATTTTGGTGTGAGTGGCCCAACTATTTTGAATATGAGTAAGCAGATTAGAGAATTACTGAAATATGATAAGGTGGAAATTTTAATTGATTTATTACCACAATACGACCATGGGCAATTAAAAGAAAAAATATTATCCTTAATTAGTGATGACGGTCGAATTAAGGTACGGACGATGTTGATCCAATTAGTGCCAGCTTCTTTAGCTGTAGAATTATTAAAATTAGCGGAAATTGATAATGATACAGTTAATCACCATTTAGAGCGAGATGCTCGTTCACGATTGATTAATTTACTCAAAGCAGTACCTTTACACGTGCAAGGATTACTCGGAGCTGATAAGGCTATAGTATCTTCTGGTGGTGTTGATTTATCCGAAATTGATTGGCAAACTATGCAATCACGTCGGCATCCTCAACTGTTTATTGTTGGCGATAT is a window encoding:
- a CDS encoding aminoacetone oxidase family FAD-binding enzyme; its protein translation is MPNKIVKKSIYDVIVIGGGPAGMMAAGRAAARGQRVLLLEKNDSLGKKLLLTGGGRCNFTNNQSSLQNFLAKYGKDSKFLFSTFSQLDVQSTINFFQDHGLATKEEAEGRMFPVSDRAQSVLDVLTDYLAQGKVKIMFNAVVKNINIKKNLVVVRLDDLSEIQASSCVVACGGVSRPDTGSSGEGFDWLKSLGHKIIINEMSLVPVVLSDYWVKNLSGVTLTDVRLTIRQYNKNQKSQTGKLLFTHFGVSGPTILNMSKQIRELLKYDKVEILIDLLPQYDHGQLKEKILSLISDDGRIKVRTMLIQLVPASLAVELLKLAEIDNDTVNHHLERDARSRLINLLKAVPLHVQGLLGADKAIVSSGGVDLSEIDWQTMQSRRHPQLFIVGDMLNIDRPSGGYSLQLCWTTGYVAGDHC